One Jeotgalicoccus saudimassiliensis DNA window includes the following coding sequences:
- a CDS encoding PLDc N-terminal domain-containing protein, translating to MNINVSELMPFLIPLIILQLLLMVSALMMIARQRRFKYLNRAAWIIIVVVFNIVGPVLYFVLERK from the coding sequence ATGAACATAAATGTTAGTGAACTGATGCCATTTCTAATTCCGTTAATAATTCTGCAGCTGCTGTTAATGGTTTCCGCGTTAATGATGATTGCCCGGCAGCGGCGTTTTAAATATTTAAACAGAGCGGCGTGGATAATAATCGTAGTTGTTTTTAATATTGTCGGGCCTGTCCTGTATTTCGTGCTGGAACGCAAGTAA
- a CDS encoding MBL fold metallo-hydrolase, with translation MLTQISPHVYILPFDSQRDRPNLGYIHGEKFSLLVDTGNSKAHLNTMLKAIKDANLPAPAIALITHWHWDHTFGMHAFPGTTMTHTKTNEILNDLTKWKWTPEAMNERLKTGEECEFCDTHIKIEYDDITEIKVVRADVEFDGNLTINPGNVTVEVTPIANPHSDDGAVVYIKEDKVLFAGDADTGDFYELDGGYDANKFYDYVTSVDKIPYETYIHGHLAPMTRTEVSALRKEIETEEL, from the coding sequence ATGCTCACCCAAATATCACCGCACGTTTACATACTGCCGTTCGACAGTCAACGCGACCGTCCGAATCTCGGTTACATACACGGCGAAAAATTCAGCTTGCTCGTCGATACAGGCAATTCCAAAGCGCATCTGAACACGATGTTGAAAGCAATTAAAGATGCGAACCTTCCCGCGCCGGCAATCGCGCTGATCACCCACTGGCACTGGGACCATACATTCGGCATGCACGCTTTCCCAGGCACAACGATGACGCATACTAAAACCAATGAAATTCTCAACGATCTCACAAAATGGAAATGGACGCCGGAAGCAATGAACGAACGTCTTAAAACCGGTGAGGAATGCGAATTCTGCGACACGCATATTAAAATTGAATACGACGATATTACAGAAATTAAAGTCGTTCGTGCAGACGTTGAATTCGACGGCAATTTAACTATTAATCCCGGCAACGTTACAGTTGAGGTCACTCCAATCGCAAACCCGCATTCTGATGACGGTGCAGTCGTGTATATTAAAGAAGATAAAGTACTCTTCGCCGGCGATGCCGACACGGGTGACTTTTACGAACTGGACGGCGGTTATGACGCGAACAAATTTTATGATTACGTTACAAGTGTCGACAAAATCCCGTACGAAACTTATATCCACGGGCATCTTGCCCCGATGACGCGCACAGAAGTTTCGGCGCTCCGTAAAGAAATTGAAACTGAGGAACTGTAA